The Salvelinus alpinus chromosome 22, SLU_Salpinus.1, whole genome shotgun sequence DNA window aacaattccAAGCgtacccatagcatgatgcagccaccgctatccttgaaaatatggacagtgttactcagtaatgtgttgtattggatttgccctaaacataacagtttgtattcaggacaaaaagtgaattgctttgccacatctTTTTGGTAGTAtttctttagtgccttgttgcaaacaggatgcatgagtATGtgcattctgtacaggcttccagcTTTTtactcaattaggttagtattgtggagtaaccacaatgttgttggtccatcctcagttttctcctatcacagccattaaactctgtaactgttttaaagtcaccattggcctcatggtgaaatccctgagcatttCCCCCCCTCTATGGCATCTTAGTTAGGGATGACACCTGTATTCTTGTagcgactgggtgtattgatacaccatccaaagtgtcattaacaccattctttttttatttttacccatctatcaatcagtgcccttctttgcgaggcattggaaaacctccctagtcattagtcatagtcattcaaaaatcatgttaaacattattattgcacacagagtgagtccatgaaacttatgtgagttgttaagcacatttttactcctgatttaggcttgccacaacaaagaggttgaatacttctCGACTCAAGacgtttcagcttttcattttttatttattaataaaaaataaatacaaatcaaacataattccactttgacattatggcgtattgtgtgcaggccagtgacaaaacaactcaattgtatacattttaaattcagcctgtaacacaacaaacatTTGGAAAAGTaaagggctgtgaatactttctgaaggcactgcacacATGTTTGTAGTGCAACAGTAACCATGTCTGGTTCTCCTGTTTCCCCAGGCTGCCTCAGGTAGTATTATAAGGGGGGCAGGGAAGCAGAAGGTTGGGGCGATATGCAACATCCTGGGTTACTATGGGGTTGGCTTTCCTATTGGAGTGTCCCTGATGTTTGCTGCCAAGCTAGGAATCATGGGTAAGAACATCTATAAATGTGTTCTGAATTTTGTCCTATGAATTTACGGGGTAATACAGTATCTCATTTCTTTTTCAGTCTTTTGATTGCTCCAATATTGCACCTGGGCGCCTGACTGTTTCGTAATTTAACAACATCACATTGTTGGTTTGTGTAGCGAGGTGACAAGTTGGCTAAAGCGAAGACAAACTGGCGCCAATCTCCCTACTGCCTCTTTCAGCTGTCTTCTCTTCTTTGACTGTTACTGttatgtttcctctcctccctcaggcCTGTGGACCGGTCTGTTTACCTGTGTGTTCCTACAGTCCTCCTTCCTCATCGTCTATCTATCCAGAATGAACTGGAAGAAAGCCACTGTAGAGGTGAACACAGGCATAACCCTCAAGTCTTTatttaatgtaatgtaaatgccTTGAAGAGGATCTTAATGATGTGTTGGGTTGTTTGCAGGCCCAGATCAGAGCTGGGGTACAGAGGAACTCTACAGACATGGGTAAGAAAGTCTCCATTAGTCATTGACCCTTCACTTTACTGTTCATCATAACTCTCTCCATGGCTTTACAAAGGTATCCTTTTATTCTTGGTTATGTAAGAAAGAATGCTCTGTCTAAtaggtgtgtttatgtgtgacaGACATGGCCCCAGAGGCCCATTCAAATGATTCAGCTCCATGTGAGGGCCACAAAGACAGAAATGCCCTGGCTGAAGATGGGGCTGAGGCTGAAGGTGAGGCTGGGGACAGGGTGGCCCTCAGCAAGGTGGAGGCACTGCTGGCCCACAGGGCCCTGATAATGTGGAGGGGCCTGGCTCTGTGTGTCATGCTCTTCATCCTAGCCCTGGGAATCATCATCAACCTACTGCTCACCAACCTCACTTGATGAACACAGAGTGAGTTCCAGAGAAAAATGGGTTTCAAAACGAATGGGTTCCAGAGATAGCTCCACTCAGCGAGAGTGGTCAGAGGACCACCTAAGCAACGAAGCAGAGAAGATAGGAGTGGAGAGGAGCTGGCCAAACTACAGTATGGTGCCAAAATTCCAGTACTGTTGGTCTGTGAGGAGCCAAGGAATTACTTATTCTGGGGCTTTTCATTAATCATCTGAATGAATCTGTATCACACTGTCTGAGCTGATTACACAAACCAATCAAACCTAATGTTTTCTCATGGTAATATGATATATTGTAAACCAAAAAGTAAAGACAAACTCACACTGTACCATCCTACATTTTTGTATTGCATTCTATTCATTCATTCCAAAACCAGtggcgtcatgcccatagggggcacgtgccccctcagatttgtccgATTTTTACAGTATTCAGGTGTTAAATACATTTCTGAACTTCATTTTTAAGCCCACATTTTACCATAATTATTTCTAAGAAGATCTGTCAGTGGTATTTTACAGAGGAGCACACTGACTGGACCAGGAAAAGAGTACACTGCCCAAACCCCCCTTTAGTCTTCCTAGTAAGTGGTTCCCTCCAAGGTGCACAGAGCAAAGAGATGCCTAGGCAGGAAGCTAGATACTCTACTGCAtgcagtggaggaggagagagagagtagagagtagtgaCACACAcagtttttgatttgattttagctgcCGGTGATGTGCAGAAGGGTATATTTGTAAATTAATTTGATCAAGCTGTGTAGCCTATTGATTCCTTCTTGATGAATATATCAAATTAAAATgctttgttgtttctctgtaatactagccacctagcaagtTTTTGAAATTGGCTTTAGCTAACCAGCTAGATAGGTTCCCAACTTCATACCTACACTATTAGAAAAAAGGATTACAAAAGGGTTCTGAGGTTGTCCCCATAGGattaccctttttggttccaagttgAACCCTTTTTGTGGGgcagaactctttttggttctatgtagaaccctctacatggaacccaaaagggttctatctggaaccaaaaggggctcttcaaagggttctcctatggggacagctgaagagtGTAGCTAACAAACCATGTCAgactatcaatcaagttagagtagcttgtCTAATTATCTTAGCTGGGCATGCCTGCTGCCAAGGTTGCTacactttagaaaagcaagcaattactaaatgtactgaaagAATAACATTTCTTAAAGAATCAATTTGCATCATTAATTAAAATGACAATTGAACAAGGTAAGAGGTATGCATAGATAACCTATACAGAAAAATATACATAATGATTAtagctctagattgcaggaaaaagctgaTTCACGTTTAATTATTGGTGTAATAACAGATTCAGTGACACAGCACACTATGACTTAATTGTCTTGCTACAGGGTCTGTCCTGGGTCGCCCAGGTATTACTCCTAGATGAGAACTGTTGACGGGGCGAGTTCAGGGGGGTAGGTAGTGGTAAAGGTAGTGTTgttccagtctacactcagattGCTCCATGAGCTGATTGGTAGAGGCAGTAGAAGATGGACACTGGTCCCCACAGCTAGGATGACAATGGCAGCCAGTACGGTGAGACCTCTCCTCAGGACCAGCTGGGTGGTGGAGAGCAGAGCTCTGGGGCTCCCATCCTCCTTCTGCACCTCTGGGGTCCAATTGCTTCCCCTGAGGTCCCCCTGGCCCTCAGCACTCACTGACATGTATCCATTCACTGTCTGGGTGTGGAAGCAGGCACAATCTGGGTTAGAACAATGTTATTTGCGAGAGTATAGTATAAATAACATAAAAAATAGGACTGAGCAACATTTTCTACTCACCCTCCCATTGTTCTCTGTGTGGTCTGGTGCAACTATACTCCTCATTGACACCATATGTCCAGCCTTTCCAGCTCGTTTTACAGCCTGTCACAAAACAGTTCAACTCCATGATGCTGACAGCAAACATTTTCCTTCACCCACCCCCAGGCCACTATTATGCTTCACAGAAACCATAAAGATAGAGGCCGCCCCAGGCCACTACTATGCTTCACAGAAACCATAAAGATAGAGGCCGCCCCAGGCCACTACTATGCTTCACAGTAACCATAAAGATAGAGGCCGCCCCAGGCCACTACTATGCTTCACAGAAACCATAAAGATAGAGGCCGCCCCAGGCCACTATTATGCTTCACAGAAACCATAAAGATAGAGGCCGCCCCAGGCCACTACTATGCTTCACAGTAACCATAAAGATAGAGGCCGCCCCAGGCCACTACTATGCTTCACAGAAACCATAAAGACAGAGGCCGCCCCAGGCCACTATTATGCTTCACAGAAACCATAAAGATAGAGGCCGCCCCAGGCCACTACTATGCTTCACAGTAACCATAAAGACAGAGGCCGCCCCAGGCCACTACTATGCTTCACAGTAACCATAAAGACAGAGGCCGCCCCAGGCCACTACTATGCTTCACAGAAACCATAAAGATAGAGGCCGCCCCAGGCCACTACTATGCTTCACAGTAACCATAAAGACAGAGGCCGCCCCAGGCCACTACTATGCTTCACAGTAACCATAAAGATAGAGGCCGCCCCAGGCCACTACTATGCTTCACAGTAACCATAAAGACAGAGGCCGCCCCAGGCCACTACTATGCTTCACAGTAACCATAAAGATAGAGGCCGCCCCAGGCCACTACTATGCTTCACAGAAACCATAAAGATAGAGGCCGCCCCAGGCCACTACTATGCTTCACAGTAACCATAAAGATAGAGGCCGCCCCAGGCCACTACTATGCTTCACAGTAACCATAAAGATAGAGGCCGCCCCAGGCCACTACTATGCTTCACAGTAACCATAAAGACAGAGGTATGGGCTGTCAGTCTCTCAATCAACCTGAGTCCCTGTATGTTCCAGATAAGGAAGTGAAAAGCCACTGGTGACGTACCTTCTCTGTCATTTTCTTCCAGTCGAGCCTGAAGATGACAGTGATGAAGAAGCTGGACTGTAGAATTACACAGATTAACAGGCCTAACCAGAACcctgtgtagaggagaggagaggagctttgACCAAGGACAGAGAACATAGTGTCATCTTCAATACAGAATAGCCCTGCTATTCATGATTCTTAATTGCTAGTGAGAGCAAACTATTTTTCTGAATGTTTTTGTACCACATTTCTGAATTTGATCATAACCATACTTCTGTTGCAAGTATATAGCAAGGCAGTAAGAATGACCAAAGACCTCTGGTCATGAAAAGGATGTCTAAAATTGTGTTTGGTTTTCATAAAATTCAGAACTGAGTACATACCTACAACCCTGAGGCCAGCAGCAAACATCAAAGAGATGCCCAGTGGAAGGCCCACGCAGTAGTAGGTGATGAGATTAGCCATCGCTGCTATCTTCTGTTGGCCCGTGCCCAGGATGattcccatacacacacactgggacagacagacaaatctcAGATTAGTGGGTGttaacagagagagacaaacactgtTGGCTGGCTTTCACCAGGTTTCATGTCTTATCACTCATTCAACCAATGTTCCTGGGTCCCGGAAAATTACACAGACTATCTCTCTTATTCCACTGTATATTAATGAGTTCTTATTGTAGCAGTATTATTGTATAAAATGTTATTACTTTTTCAATGGTTACAAACCACTTGAGTGCACTTACCACTAGCCCATCAAAGAACTGAAGAACACAGTACACGTTGAGAAGTTGAGAGACCAGATCTATGATCTGCCTGAAAAGGAAAGAGAGCATGGTTATTGAAATGGTCAGGTTCCAATTTGGGACTGTCTTGACTTGAATCATGATGTTGAATATACGTACACTCTACTTACGCATCAGAAGTAAACATGAAGCCGATTACTGTTTTAGTAGAGATCAGCATGATTCCCTGAATTACTGCCATTGAACCTAGAGCATGGGACAGAGGAAAAAGACCAAGCACTACTGCAAAATAACTACTAGTTTGTCAAAGTAATTATTGTCAATTTAGTTCACCATAGATCACCATAGATGGTTTAAATAAGGGCCATATGAGCTGGGGGAAGTGTGTGACTGACCTGAGAGGGCGAGGGACACCTTGCTGGTGAGGATGGCCCCAGCTGTGTCTCCGGCCCCCAGGGCGTTCCCCACACGAACACATGCTGCAGCCTGGATCCCCAGGGGGAACTTTAccagcacaacacaacacattaactAGATGCCTCATAAACAGCTTGCTATCTTAGTctaaccatgcctcaaacaaagtTAATGTGTGTTTTCTCCTCAaattttactttgacctgtagCCTACAATTTTGAGTTATTTTTCAACTTATTTGGACTGGATAGCCAGGGCATTGGGTTTTGTTTGGTTTCCATGATAAGACTGTTAGGGTGGGTGTGTAAGGAGTTCTGTACACAGTACCATGTAGTTGATGAAAGCCAGCATTATGACTACGTGTTGAGCAGCCAGGTCCACTTCACTCAGCATgcctgagaaagagagaaggaaagagagagggggaagaatgCAGAGGTGGATGTTACATAAATATGGTTGTTTTGGCCTTTTGAATGTGACTGTTTATTGGTTCATTGGTGTTAACCTTAAGAGCTGAAATGTACCTGCAAGGAACCCCCCAAGCTCATAGATCCACCATTCGAAACACAGCATCAGTGTACTGGGGATGGCTAGTTTCATATAAGAGCCCCACTCCTGCAGCGCTTCTGTGGTCCAGCCTGTAGGGAGAGACAATGGCCTGTTCATCCCAACACAAACCAGTCGATTTCAGTGGGTCACATTCATCAGGCACAATCACAGAGATGTGGACGTTCTATTACCTCCCCATGTTTTCACATGTAGCTTCTTCCAGCAAATGTAAGCAAATAAGAAGGAACATATGTAGAGTTGGGAAAGCGTATTAGCTGCTGCCGACCCTctagaaaacaaacacacacaaacaaagaaacAAAAACACACTCCATGAAATGATAATGAGCATTGCATACTTACTGGTACATACTTGATACTCTGACTATGTTAGTGACTGTTAAGAATATAGCACTGTTATCAATGTGTATTGTGTGAGCACACCTACACAACTCCCAGGTCCATCCAGTAGAGCAGGATATAGTTTGTCACCACGTTGGCGATGTTGGCCGCTGCTGCTGTGTACATCTGAGGCAGTATTATCCCCTGAGCACAGAAACACACTCGTTGATATGATTATAAACATCAGATTCACACCTATGATTGTCTTACTCCTTAACCCAGATGATATACAAGAGACTGGGATGAGGATGCCATCATAGAAATAACAATGAATAGAAAGGGCATCTCCATATAAGTCattgatggcataatgggtggactggcagccattttgagtgtaCCCATGCCAGGAAGTAAAATCAGGAAGTGTACCCTTCaatctgtgctgtgatttgttgagtcAACTCAACtgattttacaaaaaaaaaacatgagccacatcagttagcatcatttgaatgaacatgcTACATTACCAT harbors:
- the LOC139548769 gene encoding multidrug and toxin extrusion protein 1-like; this encodes MEDSGPTLASGPTSNSNLPIMEESSDKLFCCRWVRHRIPLAHREEFYHILRMTGPLLLSRILNYLLPFVITMFCGRLGNAVLAGYGLACATINVTTAATGGGLALACDTLVSQTFGGKNLQRVGVILQRSVLILLLFCLPCWAMLLNTQSILLALGQEPEVARIAQLYVIAYLPAVPAIFLHQLQASYLQNQGIILPQMYTAAAANIANVVTNYILLYWMDLGVVGSAAANTLSQLYICSFLFAYICWKKLHVKTWGGWTTEALQEWGSYMKLAIPSTLMLCFEWWIYELGGFLAGMLSEVDLAAQHVVIMLAFINYMFPLGIQAAACVRVGNALGAGDTAGAILTSKVSLALSGSMAVIQGIMLISTKTVIGFMFTSDAQIIDLVSQLLNVYCVLQFFDGLVCVCMGIILGTGQQKIAAMANLITYYCVGLPLGISLMFAAGLRVVGFWLGLLICVILQSSFFITVIFRLDWKKMTEKAVKRAGKAGHMVSMRSIVAPDHTENNGRTVNGYMSVSAEGQGDLRGSNWTPEVQKEDGSPRALLSTTQLVLRRGLTVLAAIVILAVGTSVHLLLPLPISSWSNLSVDWNNTTFTTTYPPELAPSTVLI